The proteins below are encoded in one region of Paenibacillus sp. YYML68:
- a CDS encoding PspA/IM30 family protein, translated as MGIFKRLRDLTMASMNDLLDKAEDPVKMLNQFLRDMESDILEAESAVAKQIAIEKKFKQQYEETHEVVQKREEQALKALEAGNDDLARRALQDKKEQQKRYEELKSQYDTAKANADRLRAQLSEMKEEYGKLKNKKELLVARAEAAKAQKQINQAMSGFGTDNAARGFDRMSEKVLQLEAEAEATSELRSKGKSLDDELNALGKDDGIEDELAALRARLAGKQQP; from the coding sequence ATGGGAATTTTCAAGCGTCTGCGTGATTTGACGATGGCTTCGATGAACGATTTGCTGGATAAGGCAGAGGACCCTGTCAAGATGCTTAACCAGTTTTTGCGGGATATGGAAAGCGATATATTGGAGGCAGAATCGGCGGTCGCGAAGCAGATCGCGATCGAGAAGAAGTTCAAGCAGCAATACGAGGAGACGCACGAGGTCGTCCAGAAGCGTGAGGAGCAGGCGCTGAAGGCGCTGGAGGCAGGCAATGATGACCTCGCTCGTCGGGCGCTGCAGGATAAGAAGGAGCAGCAGAAGCGCTACGAGGAGCTGAAGTCGCAGTACGATACGGCGAAGGCGAATGCTGATCGTCTGCGCGCCCAGCTGTCGGAGATGAAAGAGGAGTACGGCAAGCTGAAGAATAAGAAGGAGCTGCTCGTCGCCCGTGCGGAGGCCGCGAAGGCGCAGAAGCAGATCAATCAGGCGATGTCGGGCTTCGGTACGGATAACGCAGCGCGCGGCTTCGACCGGATGAGCGAGAAGGTGCTGCAGCTTGAAGCGGAGGCCGAGGCGACGAGCGAGCTCCGCTCGAAGGGCAAGAGCCTTGACGACGAGCTGAACGCGCTTGGCAAGGACGACGGGATCGAGGATGAGCTGGCGGCGCTAAGAGCAAGACTGGCAGGCAAGCAGCAGCCGTAA
- a CDS encoding DUF350 domain-containing protein: MMIEDEVIRVMMDNPYVETLAFFSVAVLALVVFLAIFELVTKYKDWEEIKKGNLAVAMATGGKIFGICNLFRFAILNNDTVLHSLIWAGYGYVLLLAAYFIFEFLTPYFKIDDEIQKDNRAVGFIAMIISISLSYVIGASVT; this comes from the coding sequence ATGATGATTGAGGACGAGGTGATTCGTGTAATGATGGACAATCCTTATGTAGAGACGCTGGCGTTTTTCTCGGTGGCGGTGCTTGCGCTTGTCGTCTTTCTGGCCATCTTCGAGCTGGTGACCAAGTACAAGGACTGGGAAGAGATTAAGAAGGGCAACCTCGCTGTCGCGATGGCGACCGGGGGCAAAATTTTTGGTATATGCAACCTGTTCCGCTTTGCTATATTGAATAACGACACGGTGCTTCATTCTCTCATCTGGGCCGGGTACGGCTATGTGCTGCTGCTGGCTGCTTACTTCATATTTGAATTTCTTACGCCATACTTCAAAATCGACGACGAAATCCAGAAGGACAATCGGGCGGTCGGCTTTATTGCGATGATTATTTCCATATCTTTGTCTTACGTAATTGGCGCGAGCGTGACGTAA